One Rhodoferax sp. GW822-FHT02A01 genomic window, CCAACCGTTTGCCAGACCCGGTGTTGCAACAAGTCGAGCACTTCAATAATCCGACCATCACCGTCAACGACAGTTTCAAGGCGGTGGTGCGTTACTGGGACCGCATCACGTTGCCCGAGCAAATCATTACCTCTTTGCCTCAAGCCATTGCCACGATGCTGGACCCGGCGGACTGCGGCCCGGCCTTTATCGGCCTGTGCCAGGACACGCAAGAAATTGCCTTCGATTACCCCATCGAATTCTTTGCCCCCACCTCCTGGACCGTGCCGCGCCCCCGTGCTGACAAGGACAAGATTGCACAAGCCGTGGCACTGCTCAAGACGGCAAAGAAGCCGCTGATCATTTCCGGCGGTGGCGTGCGCTACTCCCTGGCCGAAACGCAGGTGGCCGACTTTGCACTGCGCCACAACATCCCGGTGGTGGAAACCATTGCCGGCAAGGGCGGCTTGACCCACTACCACCCGGCCCATGCCGGCCCTATCGGCATCGTGGGCTCCACCTCGGCCAACGCATTGGCAACGGACGCTGACGTGATTCTGGCCATTGGCACCCGTCTGCAAGATTTCACCACCGGATCCTGGACCCTGTTCAATCGCGAGGCCAAGTTCATTTCCGTCAACGCCGCGCGTTGGGACGCCACCAAGCACCGCGCCCTGTCGGTCGTGGGCGATGCACGCGAAACCATTGTGGAACTGGAAGAAGCCATTGGTGCCTGGGAAGCATCTCCGGAGTGGTTCAACCAATCGCGCGCATTGTTCGGCGATTGGGAGTTGCTGCTTGAAAGCCACAAGAAGCCGACCAACGCACCCATCCCCACCTACGCGCAAGTCGTGGATGTGGTCAACAAAGGTGCGCGTGACAACGACACCCTGATTGCAGCCGCCGGTGGCATGCCGGGCGAAGTCACCAAGGGTTGGCGTGTGAAGGACCCGCACACCTTTGACTGCGAATTCGGCTTCTCCTGCATGGGCTATGAGATTGCAGCTGGTTGGGGGCACGCCATGGCCAAGGACGGCAAGGGCACACCCATCGTGATGCTGGGTGATGGAACCTACATGATGATGAACTCGGACATCTACTCCACCGTGCTGTCGGGACACAAAATGATTGTGGTGGTCTGCGACAACGGCGGCTACGCAGTGATCAACCGCCTGCAGCAATTCAAGGGCGTGCCCGGCTTTAACAACCTGCTCAAGGACTGCCGCGTC contains:
- the iolD gene encoding 3D-(3,5/4)-trihydroxycyclohexane-1,2-dione acylhydrolase (decyclizing), with the translated sequence MPEKTVRLTMAQALVKYLCNQFTEIEGEKVPLFAGVFAIFGHGNVTCLSEALEAVQDTLPTWRGQNEQSMALSAVAFAKAKKRRQLMVAATSIGPGAANMVTAAGTAHANRLPVLLLAGDTFANRLPDPVLQQVEHFNNPTITVNDSFKAVVRYWDRITLPEQIITSLPQAIATMLDPADCGPAFIGLCQDTQEIAFDYPIEFFAPTSWTVPRPRADKDKIAQAVALLKTAKKPLIISGGGVRYSLAETQVADFALRHNIPVVETIAGKGGLTHYHPAHAGPIGIVGSTSANALATDADVILAIGTRLQDFTTGSWTLFNREAKFISVNAARWDATKHRALSVVGDARETIVELEEAIGAWEASPEWFNQSRALFGDWELLLESHKKPTNAPIPTYAQVVDVVNKGARDNDTLIAAAGGMPGEVTKGWRVKDPHTFDCEFGFSCMGYEIAAGWGHAMAKDGKGTPIVMLGDGTYMMMNSDIYSTVLSGHKMIVVVCDNGGYAVINRLQQFKGVPGFNNLLKDCRVKQPFPVDFVKHAESMGALARSCATLEELAEAMEWAQNNDRTTLITIVTDAYAWVPGDADWDVGVPEVSTRKSVQEARVQQELIRSKQRVGI